The nucleotide sequence AGCGGGGAACGGCATGCCCCACCCCTGCGAACTAGATGAGGCCGCGCGCCCTGCGGATCTGCTCGACCGTCTTGTTGTACTCGATGTCGAAGGCGCTGGTCCCCTCCTGCAGGTGCTTCAGGCGGGAGCGGGCCTCCTTGTCGATTTCGTCGTCCACGTCGAGGTGACGCTTCATGACGGCGAAAATCTTCTGACGCAGCCCGTTATCCGCCGAGTACACCTCTTCGACGTTCCGGCTGATGAGCAGGAATTCAATCATCTGGTTGATGACGTACTCGATGCCCTCGTCGCCCATCTTGAAGCCGCGGACGTCCGCCATCTCGCGCTTCACCTGGTTGAACTTGGAATAGTCGTAGCCGCGACGCTCCAGCGCTTCACGCGTCGCCTGGTTCACACGCTCCTCGTTCGCAAGGTACTCACGCATGATGGCTGACAGGTCCATCTCGGCGTCGGCCACGCGCATCGGCTCCACCTCGATGTCCCCGTCCTGCATGAGCTGCTGAACGGCCTCGCGCGAGATGATCGGGATCACCTTCGGATACAGCCTCATGTCGGTCCCTCGCCCTCTGTGAAACGTGCTCGGAATCGTCAACCGCTATAGTTCAGCGCCGAGCCCAGTCGCAATGAAAAACCCCAGGAACGTCGCGCTTCCAGCGCACTTCCCACCAGGTCTGCAGCGGAAATTAATCACGCTGCCCCGGGTGGCGACCCTCCCTGCGTTTTTTCGCCGACGGGTTCGTGCGCGTCGTCAAGGGAAGCCTCCCGTACGGGATCTTCCGCATCCTCTTCTGGATGTCCGTGGAGGCCCGCATGGACGCGTTCCGCCATGGCCGGTCCGACGACTTCCGCGAGCTCTTCGATGGAGGCGTCCCCCACCCGCTTGAGCGAACCGAAGTGCCGAAGCAGTTGCTTGCGCCGCGTCTCCCCCACGCCAGGGATGTCCTCCAGCGCCGAACGCACCCGGCTCTTGCGCAGCACCTGCTTCTGGAAGGTGATGGCGAAGCGGTGGGCCTCGTCCCGCATTCGCGTGAGCATGAACATCTCCGCCGAGTTCTGGGACAGGACGATGGGGTCCTTGCGCCCCACCACGAAGATGCGCTCGGGGCTCCGGGCGCTCTCCGCGTCGCGGTCGAACACCTCCAGGTCGCGGCTCTTGGCCAGACCCACCACGTCCACCGAATCCACGCCCACGTCCTTCATCGCCGCGTGCGCGCTGGCCAGTTGCCCCTTGCCTCCGTCGATGACGAGCAGGTCCGGCAGGTCATTGTCCTCCAGGCCCTTCTTCAGGCGGCGGGAGATGACCTCGTACATGCTGGCGAAGTCGTCCTGCTTCTCCAGCGTCTTGATCTTGTACTTCCGGTAGCGCGACTTGTCCGTGTCCCCGTCCGTCACCGCCACCTGCGACGCGACAATGGCCGAACCCTGGAAGTGCGAGATGTCGAAGCACTCCATCCGGCGCGGGAAGTTGCGCAGCCCCAGCCGCTGCTGGAGCCGGGACAGCACGGTGTCCGTTTCGTCCTTCGTCCGCCGGCGCTCCACGAAGGCCTGTTCGGCGTTCTTCGCCGCCATCTTCACCAGGTCCAGCTTCTCCCCGCGCTTGGGCACCAGGACGCGCACGCGCTCGCCCTTGCGCTCCGTGAGGAGCGCCTCGAGCCCCCCGGTGCCGTCCTCCAGCTCCAGCGGCAGCAGCACCTCCTCCGGCACGAAGCTGCCCTGGTCGTAGTAGAGGTTGACGAACGAGGCGATCAGCTCCTCGTCGGGGAACTCCTGGCTGCCGAAGGGGAAGGCCTGCCCACCGTTGAGCCGGCCCTGCCGCACCCACAGGACGTAGAACAGGATGCGGTCCCCTTCCCGGTGGAAGGCGAAGACGTCCTGGTCCTTGAAGTCGGTGGTGGCGACCTTCTGCCGCTCCAGGCTCCGCTCGATGGCGCTGAGCTGGTCTCGTATCCGCGCGGCCTCCTCGAACTTCAGCTCCTGCGCGGCGCGCTTCATGCGCAGGCGCAGGCCCTCCACCAGCTCCCCCGCCTTGCCCTCCAGGAACATCACCACCTCATCCACGCTGCGGTGGTAGTCCTCCTGGGGCACCGGGTACACGCACGGGGCCGGGCAACGGCCAATCTGGTGCAACAAGCAGGGCCGCTTGCGGTTGGCCAGCACGTGGTCGGTGCACGTGCGCAGGCGGAAGAAGCGGTTGACCACCCGCAGCGTCTCGCGAATGGCCCCCGCGCTGGAGTACGGCCCGAAGTAGCGCGCGCCGTCGCGCTCGTATTTGCGCACCACTTCCAGGCGCGGATAGGGCTGCGTGCGGTCCAGGCGCAGGGAGATGAACTGCTTGTCGTCCTTGAGCAGGACGTTGAAGCGCGGCCGGTGCTTCTTGATGAGCTCGTTTTCGAGCAGCAGCGCTTCCTTCTCGTTGCTGACGAGCACTGTCTCCAAATCGCCCAGCAACTGGTCCAACAAGGACACGAAGACGCGCGTGTCGCCGGTGCGGTTGAAGTACGAGCGCACCCTGCTGCGCAGGTTGATGGCCTTGCCGACGTAGATGACCTGACCCCGGCGGTCCTTCATCAGGTACACGCCAGGCTCGGTGGGCAGTGCGTCCAGCTTCTCCAGGAGCTTCGCGTCCATGCCAGCCCCCCGCCTACTTGCGGCTCCGGGCCCGCGCGGAGCGTCCTCCGCCCCCGCGCCCCTTGCCCTTCTTCGGGGCCTCCGCTTCCGCCGCCTTCGCCGGGGCCCGCAGCAGCGAGCGCGACGCCGGCTTGAGCCCCAGGTCCATGTCCTTCAAGAGCTGCACGCGGTCCCGGTACTCGGCCGCCTTCTCGAACTGCATCTCGTCCGCGGCGGCGAGCATGTCCTTGGTGAATTCCTCGATGAGCCGCTTGATTTCCTTCGGCTGGAGGACGTCGTCCTCGCCTTCGGCCGCCATCGGCAGGGCGCCCACGTCACCCGCCTCGTAGGCCGCGTGCTCGGACAGGTCGGTGATGTTGCTCTTCACCGAACGCGGGGTGATGCCGTTCGCCTCGTTGTACGCGCGCTGGATGTCGCGGCGGCGCGTCGTCTCCTCCAGGGCCTTCTTCATGGAGTCGGTGACGTTGTCCGCGTACATGATGACGCGGCCGTTCACGTTACGGGCCGCGCGGCCAATCGTCTGGATGAGGGAGACGTGGCTGCGCAGGAAGCCTTCCTTGTCCGCGTCCAGGATGGCCACCAGGGACACCTCGGGGATGTCCAGGCCCTCGCGCAGCAGGTTGATGCCCACCAGGACGTCGAACTCGCCCTTGCGCAAGTCACGGATGATGGCCATGCGCTCAATCGCGTCGATGTCCGAGTGCAGGTAGCGCACGCGCACGCCTACGTCGGAGAAGTACTCCGTGAGGTCTTCCGCCATGCGCTTCGTGAGCGTCGTCACCAGGACGCGCTCGCTGCGGGACACGCGCTGACGCACCTCCTCCAGCAGGTCGTCCACCTGATTGCCCACGGGGCGAATCTCCACCTCCGGGTCGGTCAGGCCCGTGGGGCGGATGATCTGCTCCACCACCACGCCCTGTGACTTCTGCAGCTCGTACTCCGCCGGCGTCGCGGAGACGAAGATGGCCTGGGGTACCAGCTCCTCGAACTCACCGAACTTGAGCGGGCGGTTGTCCAGCGCGCTGGGCAGGCGGAAGCCGAAGCCCACCAGCGTCTCCTTGCGCGCGCGGTCGCCGCGGTACA is from Myxococcus virescens and encodes:
- the uvrC gene encoding excinuclease ABC subunit UvrC; this encodes MDAKLLEKLDALPTEPGVYLMKDRRGQVIYVGKAINLRSRVRSYFNRTGDTRVFVSLLDQLLGDLETVLVSNEKEALLLENELIKKHRPRFNVLLKDDKQFISLRLDRTQPYPRLEVVRKYERDGARYFGPYSSAGAIRETLRVVNRFFRLRTCTDHVLANRKRPCLLHQIGRCPAPCVYPVPQEDYHRSVDEVVMFLEGKAGELVEGLRLRMKRAAQELKFEEAARIRDQLSAIERSLERQKVATTDFKDQDVFAFHREGDRILFYVLWVRQGRLNGGQAFPFGSQEFPDEELIASFVNLYYDQGSFVPEEVLLPLELEDGTGGLEALLTERKGERVRVLVPKRGEKLDLVKMAAKNAEQAFVERRRTKDETDTVLSRLQQRLGLRNFPRRMECFDISHFQGSAIVASQVAVTDGDTDKSRYRKYKIKTLEKQDDFASMYEVISRRLKKGLEDNDLPDLLVIDGGKGQLASAHAAMKDVGVDSVDVVGLAKSRDLEVFDRDAESARSPERIFVVGRKDPIVLSQNSAEMFMLTRMRDEAHRFAITFQKQVLRKSRVRSALEDIPGVGETRRKQLLRHFGSLKRVGDASIEELAEVVGPAMAERVHAGLHGHPEEDAEDPVREASLDDAHEPVGEKTQGGSPPGAA
- the uvrB gene encoding excinuclease ABC subunit UvrB, producing MSDFQLVSEHRPGGDQPRAIGELTQGVLRGDRYQTLLGVTGSGKTFTMANVIANVQRPTLVMAHNKTLAAQLYGEFKALFPHNAVEYFVSYYDYYQPEAYVPSTDTFIEKDSSINDNIERMRHSATHSLRTRDDVIIVASVSCIYGLGAARSYVDLAVRAAVSEEMGRDTFMRKLVEAQYKRNDLDFHRGTFRARGDTVEVFPAYEEERAVRVSFFGDEVERVTEFDPLRGVTLGALEKIVIFPASHYVAEEDVRRRAIQTIRDELSEQLQTFKREGKLLEAQRLEQRAMFDLEMIEQVGYCSGIENYSRHFSGRAAGEPPPCLIDYFPRNLLVMLDESHQTVPQIGAMYRGDRARKETLVGFGFRLPSALDNRPLKFGEFEELVPQAIFVSATPAEYELQKSQGVVVEQIIRPTGLTDPEVEIRPVGNQVDDLLEEVRQRVSRSERVLVTTLTKRMAEDLTEYFSDVGVRVRYLHSDIDAIERMAIIRDLRKGEFDVLVGINLLREGLDIPEVSLVAILDADKEGFLRSHVSLIQTIGRAARNVNGRVIMYADNVTDSMKKALEETTRRRDIQRAYNEANGITPRSVKSNITDLSEHAAYEAGDVGALPMAAEGEDDVLQPKEIKRLIEEFTKDMLAAADEMQFEKAAEYRDRVQLLKDMDLGLKPASRSLLRAPAKAAEAEAPKKGKGRGGGGRSARARSRK
- a CDS encoding DUF507 family protein, with the protein product MRLYPKVIPIISREAVQQLMQDGDIEVEPMRVADAEMDLSAIMREYLANEERVNQATREALERRGYDYSKFNQVKREMADVRGFKMGDEGIEYVINQMIEFLLISRNVEEVYSADNGLRQKIFAVMKRHLDVDDEIDKEARSRLKHLQEGTSAFDIEYNKTVEQIRRARGLI